A stretch of Candidatus Zixiibacteriota bacterium DNA encodes these proteins:
- the hisS gene encoding histidine--tRNA ligase — MRVMRDGFQKLLGTADLLPEESARWTHAEAIVRATMRRFGFGEIRTPIMEPTGLFEKGTGASTDIVQKEMYTFTDRGDRSITLRPEGTPSAVRAYLEASLGAQRPVWKLFYSGPMFRAERPQKGRLRQFHQYGAELVGSALPAADVEIITLAEATLRDLGVGEFSLILNSIGDADARNAHNAALRDYLGRDDVRTKLCDDCIRRAATNPLRIFDCKKESCLRLIARAPTIDGYLTDDDRSHFDTVRSSLKSLGIPYEIDVRMVRGLDYYTRTTFEIKSSRLGAQDSLLGGGRYDRLVELYDGPPTPAVGFAAGWERILDVREMAGAPPNASPPLDVFVCTLGEQAQTRAAHILAAIRTLGFSADRDFLGRGLKAQMKDADRSGARYVLIVGDDEIARGRFTLRRMDTSEQTDIDADHTKWTQGTFAV; from the coding sequence AAAGCTCCTGGGCACCGCCGATCTGCTGCCCGAGGAATCGGCGCGCTGGACGCACGCGGAAGCGATCGTCCGCGCCACGATGCGGCGATTCGGTTTCGGGGAGATTCGCACCCCGATCATGGAGCCGACCGGCCTCTTCGAAAAAGGAACCGGCGCCAGCACCGACATCGTGCAAAAGGAAATGTACACCTTCACCGACCGCGGCGACCGCTCGATCACGCTAAGGCCCGAGGGCACGCCCTCGGCGGTACGCGCCTATCTCGAAGCCAGTCTGGGCGCCCAGCGCCCGGTCTGGAAACTGTTCTACTCCGGGCCGATGTTTCGCGCCGAACGTCCACAGAAAGGACGGCTGCGCCAGTTCCATCAATACGGCGCCGAGCTGGTCGGGTCGGCATTGCCCGCCGCCGATGTCGAGATCATCACGCTCGCCGAAGCGACATTGCGCGACCTCGGAGTCGGCGAGTTCTCACTGATCCTCAACTCCATCGGCGATGCCGATGCCCGCAATGCGCATAATGCGGCACTGCGCGACTATCTCGGACGCGATGATGTGCGGACCAAACTCTGCGACGACTGCATCCGCCGCGCCGCGACCAATCCCTTGCGCATCTTCGACTGCAAGAAGGAATCGTGTTTACGCCTGATTGCCAGGGCGCCGACCATCGATGGATACCTGACGGACGATGACCGGTCACACTTCGATACTGTCCGCTCGTCATTGAAATCGTTGGGCATCCCCTACGAGATCGATGTGCGCATGGTGCGCGGCCTGGATTATTACACGCGCACAACGTTTGAGATCAAATCGAGCCGGCTGGGTGCGCAGGATTCGTTGTTGGGCGGCGGACGCTACGACCGCTTGGTCGAATTGTACGACGGCCCGCCGACCCCCGCGGTCGGCTTTGCGGCGGGCTGGGAGCGGATCCTCGATGTGCGGGAGATGGCGGGCGCCCCTCCCAATGCATCGCCGCCGCTCGATGTTTTCGTCTGCACGCTCGGCGAACAGGCGCAGACGCGCGCGGCGCATATCCTGGCGGCGATTCGCACGCTGGGATTCTCAGCCGACCGTGACTTCCTGGGGCGCGGCCTGAAGGCGCAAATGAAGGACGCCGACAGGTCGGGCGCGCGCTATGTTCTGATTGTCGGCGATGATGAAATCGCCCGCGGCCGATTCACGCTGCGCCGCATGGACACATCGGAACAAACCGATATCGATGCCGATCATACAAAGTGGACACAAGGGACATTTGCGGTGTAG
- the aspS gene encoding aspartate--tRNA ligase has protein sequence MLPIEAIKRTHTCGQLRAEHTGQTVRLNGWVARWRNLGGLLFIDLRDRYGITQIVFHPEHVDAAMMDTASALRAESVIGIEGTVQLRPAGTENSKLPTGQIEVAVSRLVILNRAETPPFEIVDDTNASEDLRLKYRYLDLRRKPLQQRLHVRHDAALATREYLSSQHFLEIETPLLMRSTPEGARDYIVPSRVHKGRFYALPQSPQLMKQILMVSGFDRYFQLARCLRDEDLRADRQPEHTQIDLEMTFVTPDDVFAVVEGLMKHVFRKVLDVDVITPFGRMTFDESMDTYGIDKPDLRYDLPIVTLNDSVKGSGFRVFDDTVANGGRVAAIRAPAWANLSRKQISDLEELVKAEGAAGLAYILYQEEGVKSPIAKFLSPESLDKITGATEARVGDAVLMVAADVRTCRKALGQLRIRIARELGHIRPGKWAFTWVHSFPLFEYNAEAGRYDAMHNIVTHPFEEDLPKLEAGFSTDIPGGDPRHPWEQIRGHQYDLVLNGVELASGGMRNYRADLQKRVLNALGIDDDRAERMFGFLLESFKYGAPPHGGIALGFDRVVALLCGCDSIREVIAFPKTTQAQSLMDGSPSSVDPHQLAELGIEISGK, from the coding sequence ATGCTCCCCATCGAAGCCATCAAACGCACCCACACCTGCGGGCAACTGCGTGCCGAGCACACGGGACAGACTGTGCGTCTCAACGGCTGGGTCGCGCGCTGGCGCAACCTCGGCGGACTGCTCTTCATCGATCTGCGCGACCGCTACGGCATCACGCAGATCGTCTTTCATCCCGAACATGTCGACGCCGCGATGATGGACACCGCCTCGGCGTTGCGCGCCGAGAGCGTGATCGGCATCGAAGGCACAGTCCAGCTACGTCCGGCCGGAACCGAGAACAGCAAACTGCCGACCGGACAAATCGAAGTCGCCGTATCACGACTCGTCATCCTCAACCGCGCCGAGACGCCGCCGTTTGAAATCGTCGACGACACCAACGCCTCCGAAGACTTGCGCCTGAAGTACCGTTATCTCGATCTGCGCCGCAAACCGTTGCAGCAACGCTTGCACGTGCGACACGATGCCGCGCTGGCGACACGCGAATATCTCAGCAGCCAGCATTTCCTCGAAATCGAAACACCGCTCTTGATGCGTTCCACCCCCGAGGGCGCGCGCGACTATATCGTGCCGTCGCGCGTCCACAAAGGCCGCTTCTACGCGCTGCCGCAGTCGCCGCAGTTGATGAAGCAGATATTGATGGTCTCCGGTTTCGACCGCTACTTCCAACTGGCCCGCTGCCTGCGCGATGAAGACTTACGCGCCGACCGTCAGCCCGAACACACGCAAATCGATCTGGAGATGACCTTCGTCACTCCCGACGACGTCTTCGCCGTCGTCGAGGGATTAATGAAGCACGTGTTCCGCAAAGTCCTCGACGTCGACGTCATCACGCCGTTCGGACGGATGACCTTCGACGAGTCAATGGACACCTACGGCATCGACAAGCCCGACCTGCGTTACGATCTGCCGATTGTCACGCTCAACGACTCAGTCAAGGGCTCCGGATTTCGCGTGTTCGATGACACGGTCGCCAATGGCGGGCGCGTCGCCGCTATCAGAGCGCCGGCATGGGCCAACCTCTCACGCAAGCAGATCAGCGATTTGGAAGAGCTGGTCAAAGCCGAAGGCGCGGCGGGGCTCGCCTACATCTTATATCAGGAAGAAGGGGTCAAATCGCCGATCGCGAAGTTCCTCTCGCCGGAATCACTCGACAAAATCACCGGCGCGACCGAGGCGCGCGTCGGCGATGCAGTGCTCATGGTCGCCGCCGATGTGAGGACCTGTCGCAAGGCGCTGGGGCAACTGCGCATCCGCATCGCGCGAGAACTCGGCCACATCCGTCCCGGCAAATGGGCATTCACCTGGGTGCATTCATTCCCGCTCTTCGAATACAACGCCGAAGCCGGTCGCTACGATGCCATGCACAACATCGTCACGCATCCCTTCGAGGAAGACCTGCCCAAGCTCGAGGCGGGCTTTTCGACCGACATTCCCGGCGGCGATCCGCGTCACCCGTGGGAACAGATTCGCGGCCACCAATACGACTTGGTGCTCAACGGTGTCGAGCTTGCTTCCGGCGGCATGCGCAACTACCGCGCCGACCTGCAAAAGCGCGTGCTCAACGCCTTGGGCATCGACGATGACCGCGCCGAACGGATGTTCGGTTTTCTATTGGAGTCCTTCAAGTACGGCGCCCCGCCGCACGGCGGCATCGCGCTCGGCTTCGACCGCGTGGTCGCGCTGTTGTGCGGCTGCGACTCGATCCGCGAAGTCATCGCCTTCCCCAAGACCACGCAGGCGCAATCGCTGATGGATGGCTCCCCGTCATCCGTCGACCCGCATCAGTTGGCGGAGCTGGGGATAGAAATCAGCGGCAAGTGA
- a CDS encoding PhoH family protein produces MSKPSQRIISIEGCDPRVLLGRHGVFLPLIEARFGVALTARGEEIIAVGKPEDVDSVARLIDDLMTHIAKTGELSERYLHYAMTIIGEGQEGPSAQLEAAAPGGTRFKITAKTLGQKEYLEAIENYDLTIAIGPAGTGKTYLAVAMAVAELKAKLVNRIVLARPAVEAGESLGFLPGDMRAKVDPYLRPVYDAMYDMMPTDKMHRMLENNTIEIAPLAFMRGRTLNNAFVILDEAQNTTAGQMKMFLTRLGERSKAVVTGDITQIDLDNPAASGLLLVEKILSGIKGVAFVRLTERDIVRHRLVGEIVRAFDRHEQALRAAGADLSNGTNGLPSSPVRRPHRKAPFGTRTAPSTSLQSRP; encoded by the coding sequence TTGAGTAAACCCAGCCAGCGAATCATTTCGATTGAAGGATGCGACCCGCGCGTGTTGCTCGGGCGGCATGGTGTCTTTTTGCCGCTGATCGAGGCGCGTTTCGGCGTGGCGCTGACCGCGCGCGGCGAAGAGATCATCGCCGTCGGCAAGCCCGAAGATGTGGATTCGGTCGCGCGGCTCATTGACGACCTGATGACCCACATCGCCAAGACCGGCGAACTCTCCGAGCGTTATTTGCACTACGCGATGACGATCATCGGCGAGGGGCAGGAGGGGCCCTCAGCGCAACTCGAAGCCGCCGCGCCGGGTGGAACGCGCTTTAAGATCACTGCCAAGACGTTGGGGCAGAAGGAGTACCTTGAAGCGATCGAGAACTACGATCTGACTATCGCCATCGGTCCCGCCGGCACGGGAAAGACATACCTTGCGGTCGCCATGGCGGTCGCCGAACTGAAAGCCAAGCTGGTCAACCGCATCGTCTTGGCCCGTCCGGCGGTCGAGGCGGGCGAATCGCTCGGCTTCCTGCCGGGAGACATGCGCGCCAAGGTCGACCCGTACCTGCGGCCGGTCTATGATGCCATGTACGACATGATGCCGACCGACAAAATGCACCGCATGCTGGAGAACAACACGATCGAGATCGCGCCGTTGGCGTTTATGCGCGGGCGCACGCTCAACAACGCCTTTGTCATTCTCGATGAAGCGCAAAACACGACCGCCGGGCAGATGAAGATGTTTTTGACCCGTCTGGGCGAGCGTTCCAAGGCGGTGGTCACCGGCGACATTACGCAAATCGATCTGGACAATCCGGCCGCTTCGGGCCTGCTTTTGGTCGAAAAGATTCTTTCGGGGATTAAAGGGGTGGCTTTCGTGCGGCTGACCGAACGCGATATCGTGCGGCATCGACTGGTGGGCGAGATCGTCCGCGCCTTCGACCGTCACGAACAGGCGTTGCGCGCCGCCGGGGCGGATCTTTCCAACGGCACCAACGGCCTTCCGTCCAGCCCGGTCCGTCGTCCCCATCGCAAGGCGCCCTTCGGGACACGGACCGCGCCCTCAACCTCGCTGCAATCCCGGCCGTAA